The Cellulophaga sp. RHA19 genome includes the window CTATATAAGCGGCAGCAATTATTTAATGAAAATGAGTAATTACAAAAAAGGAGAGTGGCAAGATGTTTGGGACGGACTCTTTTGGAGGTTTATGCATACACAAAGAGATTTTTTCTTGTCTAACCCAAGGTTAGGAATGCTTATACGTATGTATGATAAAATGGATAAAGAAAAACAACAAGCTCACTTAACTAATGCAGAAGAGTATTTAGCTACATTAGACTAACTTATTTTAACTATGCCATACCAATTATTAAAGAAAAACTTAAACGGTAATTTAGACCTTTCTAGCAAAGAGCTAGAGAAAATATGCTCTTATTTTACAACAAAAGAGATAAAGAAAAAAGAGTTTTTATTAACTCAAGGAAGCATTTGTAAGTTTGAGGGGTTTGTGGTACAGGGATGTTTTAGAGTGTTTTCTTTAGATAAAAACGGTAATGATAATACCTTGTATTTTGCTGCAAAAGACTGGTGGTTAATGGATATAGATAGCTTTATGAACCAAACACCATCAGAACTAAATATACAGGCTTTAGAAGATAGTAAGGTGCTGTTAATTAATAAAGAAGATAAAGAACAACTGTGTAATTTGCTTCCAATTGTAGAAAAGCTTTTTAAAATAATGTTTCAAAAAGCTGTTGTGTCTTGGCAAAGAAGATTAATACGTAATCATTGTTTAACAGCTAAAGAAAGGTATTTGTATTTTATAAAAACATATCCAGACATTTCTTTAAAACTAACAGATAAACAAATTGCAGGTTACTTGGGTATTAGACACGAGTTTTTAAGCAAGATTAAAAAAAACGAAAAATAATTTTTTACAGTTGAACTTGTTCAACTTTTTTTTCATTTTCATTATAGAGATTTGCATTACATTAATATGTAACAACCAATAATGATGAATTTATATACACCTAAAATTACCTTTAAACCAAAGGGAAAAACTTTAAAACACAACAGATATTACAGATAAGGATGCTTTAAGTGCTATTTTAAAGGCAAAGCAAAAAGCAGAAAGTATGGGAGTTTTGGTAAATATTGCTGTGGTAGATGCAGGAGCAAATTTAAAAGCTTTTGTACGTATGGACGATTCTTTTTTAGGAAGTATAGATGTAGCTATAAAAAAAGCAAAAACCTCTCGTTATTTTAATATTGCAACTGGTGATTTAGGTAAACTTACCCAGCCAGGTGGTATTATTTACAATATAGAACTCTCTAATAATGGATTGATTAGTTTTCCAGGAGGAGTTCCCATAAAAAACAATGAAGGGAAAATAATAGGAGCCATAGGAGTAAGTGGTGGTACAATAGAAGAAGATCATAAAATAGCGACTTACGGAGCAAAATCTATATTAAAAGAGCAAAAAACAAAGTAAAATGAATTGGATTAAAAGTATATTTTTTATCGTATTTAGTTGTAGTTGCTTCCTTGGTTATACTCAACTTACAAAAAGTAATTATACAGTATTACAACAAACAGATTTTAAAACTACCAAGTACAACACGGTTACAGCTACTACTTACAGTAAAAACGGAGTTAATTATGTGTTCTCTGGAGGAGATGGTGCATTTATAAATGTATTTAAACTAAACGCTACCGGAGAATTAATACCAGTTGGT containing:
- a CDS encoding GlcG/HbpS family heme-binding protein encodes the protein MGVLVNIAVVDAGANLKAFVRMDDSFLGSIDVAIKKAKTSRYFNIATGDLGKLTQPGGIIYNIELSNNGLISFPGGVPIKNNEGKIIGAIGVSGGTIEEDHKIATYGAKSILKEQKTK
- a CDS encoding Crp/Fnr family transcriptional regulator, which encodes MPYQLLKKNLNGNLDLSSKELEKICSYFTTKEIKKKEFLLTQGSICKFEGFVVQGCFRVFSLDKNGNDNTLYFAAKDWWLMDIDSFMNQTPSELNIQALEDSKVLLINKEDKEQLCNLLPIVEKLFKIMFQKAVVSWQRRLIRNHCLTAKERYLYFIKTYPDISLKLTDKQIAGYLGIRHEFLSKIKKNEK